A region of the Chryseobacterium cucumeris genome:
TGATTGATGAACTGGCCAAAGGAAAGAAGATGGAAAAAATTCTAAGAACAGCCTGAAAATTTAATTTCAAAAAAAAGTCATTGCTTAAATATGATTAAAAAGCTTCTCCAATTCAAAAAACTTCACGAAATTAGCGGTCTGTGCGTTAAATACTATTAATGAAATAAAAATTTAATTACAACATACAGCAAAACTTAGTATAAGTTTTCTTCGGGGCAGGGTGAAATTCCCTACCGGCGGTTACAGTCCGCGACTCCTTTCTTCGGAAGGGACTGATCTGGTGAAATTCCGGAACCGACAGTTAAAGTCTGGATGGGAGAAGAAAATGAGATGACCAATAAGATTCCTTATGGATTCTTGTTGCGTTGTATTTCATTTCCATGTACCGAAGTGTATTTTAACTTTTAAAAGTAAAATAACATGGAAAAATTATTAGAACAATTCGGAGCAAACTCCAAAGAACGTGTAGAAAAAGCACTTCAGACATTACAGCAGGGAAAAGGTATTCTACTGGTAGATGATGAAAACCGCGAAAATGAGGGCGATATCATCTTTCCCGCCTCCACTATTACAGAACAGGATATGGCACTTCTGATCCGCGAATGCAGCGGTATTGTCTGCCTTTGTATTTCCGAGGAAAAAAGCCGCCACCTTAATCTTCGTCCGATGGTGGAAAACAACAATTCAAAAAACCAGACCGCATTCACGATTTCCATTGAGGCAAGAGAAGGTGTGGAATCGGGAGTTTCTGCCAAAGACCGCGTGACAACAATCAGAACCGCTGTAGCAGCAAATGCCCAGGCAGAGCATATTGCAAGTCCGGGCCATGTTTTTCCTCTGATTGCAAGAAAAGATGGTGTATTTGAAAGACGCGGCCATACCGAAGGCAGTGTAGATCTTGTAAAAATGGCCAATCTTGGTGAAGATGCCGTACTTTGTGAACTGACGAATGAAGACGGCTCCATGGCAAGACTTCCTGAAATTGTGGACTTTGCCATCAAAAAAGAAATGAGTGTCGTAACCATTGAAGATATTTATGCTTACCGTAAAATGGTAATAAGCAATTAAACCCAAGCATTTTTAACGCACAGACCGCCTGTTGATCCGATCAGCAGGCATTTTTATTAAAAATATAATTAAAAAGAAAAAAAATTAATATTTGAATACTATTTTTTAATTATTTTTAACAAAAAATTTTGACTATGAAAAAATCTTTACTCCTTTTACTAGGAGCATCTGCCATGATGTCTGCGCAGATCACGCTTACAAAAGCAGCCAATGACCCTATTTCCGGAAATATTGTTAATTACAACAACACAGCCGGCACCGTAAACAACTCTGCAACAGGTCCTAACGCAACATTTTCCAATGGAGGGCTTACGATGGGAGCAGCATCACAAACAACGTATTCAACTCCTAGTTCTACTGAAATAGCAACTTTCCCGGGTTCTACTCTTAAAATGGTAGACGGAGCAACAACCGTTTATTACAAAGCTTCAACTTCTAAACTGGAAATTACAGGAATTGTAAATACACAGGCCACATTAAACTTTAGTGTGGATAACGGTACTCATATTAATTATCCAACAACGTACGGACCGACACAGAACGACACCGCCAAAGGTACTTTTTCCTCATCTTCTGCCAGCGGATTATTCAGTGGTACAATGACTGCCATTGCTGATGCATATGGAACTTTAATTATAGGCAATCAAACATACACTAATGTTCTTAGAGTAAAATTCACACAGAATTTCAATCTGTATTCATCTCTGGATGTTACTTATTCTAACCCTATCGGAGCAATAACCAATACAGCCTATTCTTATTACGATGCTTCTCACAGATATGCCCTGCTTAATTCTACAAGCGGAAATATCAGTATTCCACTGTTGAGCATCAACCAGAATGTAAAAACTACATTTGCATTAAGTGAAACATTCCTGGGCGTAAACAGTGCAGTAAAAAAAGAAAACTTAGTGGTTTATCCTAATCCTGCACAGGATTTTATCGGTTTCAAAGGAAATACGGATAACTATTCCAAAGCAGATATTTACAGCCTGGATGGTAAACTGGTTAAAACTTCAGATGTAAAATCCGGAAACATACAGATTTCAGATCTTCCGCCAGCATCTTATTTCATTCAGATCAGCGGAAAAAATGCTGCAGATACAAAGAACACAAAATTCATTAAGAAATAATAAAACAAAATCCCCACTCCTACAAATGAGCGGGGATTTCTTATTAACATTCAAATTAGCATCTAAAAGGTAGCTGCAGGTGCAGTATCATTATTAAGCTTTCGCTGAATTTCTGTCTTTTTCCCTTTCGAGAAATCATAGCTCAGTCCTAATACAAACATGGATTTGTTGTTCATAATCTGTGTATGAACTTTATAATCTACGAGACTTTCCGGTAGGCTTTTCGTTTTATATTCCGAAGGCATTCCTATCCAGTACATTCCTGTAGAAAATGTCCAGTTCTTATGTTTATAGCTCACAAAAATATTATTCTGGTTTTCATTCGTATTAAG
Encoded here:
- the ribB gene encoding 3,4-dihydroxy-2-butanone-4-phosphate synthase, translating into MEKLLEQFGANSKERVEKALQTLQQGKGILLVDDENRENEGDIIFPASTITEQDMALLIRECSGIVCLCISEEKSRHLNLRPMVENNNSKNQTAFTISIEAREGVESGVSAKDRVTTIRTAVAANAQAEHIASPGHVFPLIARKDGVFERRGHTEGSVDLVKMANLGEDAVLCELTNEDGSMARLPEIVDFAIKKEMSVVTIEDIYAYRKMVISN
- a CDS encoding T9SS type A sorting domain-containing protein; amino-acid sequence: MKKSLLLLLGASAMMSAQITLTKAANDPISGNIVNYNNTAGTVNNSATGPNATFSNGGLTMGAASQTTYSTPSSTEIATFPGSTLKMVDGATTVYYKASTSKLEITGIVNTQATLNFSVDNGTHINYPTTYGPTQNDTAKGTFSSSSASGLFSGTMTAIADAYGTLIIGNQTYTNVLRVKFTQNFNLYSSLDVTYSNPIGAITNTAYSYYDASHRYALLNSTSGNISIPLLSINQNVKTTFALSETFLGVNSAVKKENLVVYPNPAQDFIGFKGNTDNYSKADIYSLDGKLVKTSDVKSGNIQISDLPPASYFIQISGKNAADTKNTKFIKK